The Sinorhizobium meliloti genome includes a window with the following:
- a CDS encoding ABC transporter ATP-binding protein, protein MNRPFLQIRGIRKEYGPVTAVQDVTLDVAQGEFLTFLGPSGSGKSTTLYILAGFENPTRGDILLNGETLLATPSHKRNIGMVFQRYTLFPHLSVGENIAFPLKVRRLPKAEIDAKVRAMLKLVRLEGFEDRKPAQMSGGQQQRVALARALAYDPPVLLMDEPLSALDKKLREEIQHEIRRIHQQTEVTILYVTHDQEEALRLSDRIAVFSKGVIDQIGTGPELYANPATRFVAEFIGDSDFLPCDVVSMVNGRAEIAVCGSMTFSNIPLHGTASSGSKAALMLRPERLLLSKTKSDIGLPVTVSDITFLGNNVHVATKTRKGNDLSVRLPFGHEAISGLNRGDAVWLRFDAGSAHVFGQ, encoded by the coding sequence ATGAATAGACCCTTCCTACAGATCCGCGGCATCCGCAAGGAGTATGGCCCGGTGACGGCCGTGCAAGATGTTACTCTCGATGTTGCACAGGGGGAATTCCTGACCTTTCTTGGCCCTTCGGGATCCGGAAAAAGCACGACGCTTTACATCCTGGCCGGCTTTGAGAACCCGACGCGCGGCGACATCTTGCTAAATGGCGAAACGCTGCTGGCGACGCCTTCGCACAAACGCAATATCGGCATGGTGTTCCAGCGCTACACGCTGTTTCCGCATCTTTCCGTCGGCGAGAATATCGCCTTTCCGCTAAAGGTCAGGCGTCTTCCGAAGGCGGAGATCGACGCCAAGGTGCGCGCGATGCTGAAGCTCGTCCGGTTGGAAGGCTTTGAGGACCGTAAGCCCGCTCAGATGTCCGGCGGCCAGCAGCAGCGTGTGGCCTTGGCCCGCGCACTCGCCTATGACCCGCCAGTGCTGCTGATGGATGAGCCGCTTTCTGCCCTCGACAAAAAGCTGCGCGAGGAGATCCAGCACGAAATCCGCCGGATCCACCAGCAGACGGAAGTCACAATCCTGTATGTCACGCATGACCAGGAGGAGGCACTTCGTCTTTCCGATCGCATCGCCGTTTTCTCAAAGGGCGTGATCGATCAGATCGGCACAGGGCCGGAACTATACGCCAACCCGGCCACTCGGTTCGTGGCCGAGTTTATCGGAGACAGCGATTTTCTCCCTTGCGACGTGGTCTCTATGGTCAATGGCCGAGCCGAGATTGCTGTGTGCGGTTCCATGACCTTTTCGAACATTCCGCTTCATGGGACTGCTTCTTCGGGGAGCAAAGCGGCGCTTATGCTGAGGCCGGAGCGGCTACTGTTGTCAAAGACGAAGTCAGACATCGGGTTGCCGGTCACGGTCAGCGATATCACCTTCCTCGGCAACAACGTCCATGTGGCCACGAAAACCCGCAAAGGCAACGACCTGTCCGTCCGCCTTCCCTTCGGTCATGAAGCGATCTCGGGACTCAATCGGGGAGATGCCGTTTGGCTCAGATTCGATGCCGGGTCGGCGCACGTTTTCGGTCAGTGA
- a CDS encoding electron transfer flavoprotein subunit alpha/FixB family protein, translated as MSTENREASSQPSGRAAMKKELPKQFQDYRNVWVFIELEHGQVHPVSIELLGEGRKLADKLGVHLAGVVIGPPGGQGTANAIADAFSYGADLSYLVESPLLAHYRNEPFTKALTDLVLANKPEILLLGATTLGRDLAGSVATTLKTGLTADCTELNVDSDGSLAATRPTFGGSLLCTIYTLKCRPQMATVRPNVMATPQRVNRPTGSIIRHDLKMLEEEIATKVLAFFSDCDSTIANLAYADVVVAGGLGLGAVQNLQLLKDLARTLGGDFGCSRPLVQKGWMPFDRQIGQTGNTIRPKLYIAAGISGAVQHRVGVEGSDLIVAINTDPNAPIFDFAHLGVVADAISFLPALTEVFTKRLEPRNLEKFVQ; from the coding sequence TTCATCGAACTGGAGCACGGTCAGGTGCATCCCGTCTCCATCGAACTACTCGGTGAAGGCCGCAAGCTCGCCGACAAGCTGGGTGTCCATCTTGCGGGCGTGGTCATTGGGCCGCCGGGAGGACAGGGCACGGCAAATGCTATTGCGGACGCCTTCTCTTACGGCGCCGACCTCAGCTACCTCGTCGAGTCGCCGCTACTCGCCCACTATCGCAACGAGCCTTTCACCAAAGCCCTGACGGATCTCGTCTTGGCAAACAAGCCGGAAATCCTGCTTCTCGGCGCGACTACGCTCGGCCGCGATCTCGCCGGATCGGTGGCAACGACATTGAAGACAGGACTCACGGCCGACTGCACTGAGCTAAATGTTGATTCAGATGGTTCCCTCGCTGCGACCAGGCCAACCTTCGGAGGTTCCTTGCTCTGCACGATCTATACACTCAAGTGTCGACCGCAGATGGCAACCGTACGGCCGAATGTAATGGCCACGCCGCAACGCGTGAATAGACCAACTGGAAGCATCATCCGGCACGATCTGAAAATGCTTGAGGAGGAGATCGCGACCAAAGTCCTTGCCTTTTTTTCCGATTGCGACTCGACCATAGCCAATCTCGCCTACGCCGACGTCGTGGTTGCCGGGGGACTCGGTCTTGGAGCAGTGCAGAACCTTCAGCTCTTGAAGGATCTCGCACGAACGCTCGGCGGGGATTTTGGGTGTTCGCGGCCGCTAGTCCAAAAGGGGTGGATGCCGTTTGACCGGCAGATCGGCCAAACGGGCAACACGATCCGGCCAAAGCTCTATATAGCGGCTGGGATCTCGGGCGCCGTTCAGCACCGCGTTGGCGTCGAAGGATCTGACCTCATTGTTGCTATCAACACCGATCCGAACGCGCCCATCTTCGATTTCGCCCACCTCGGCGTTGTGGCCGATGCGATCAGTTTTCTGCCTGCCCTGACGGAAGTCTTCACTAAACGGTTGGAGCCACGCAATCTTGAGAAGTTTGTGCAGTGA
- a CDS encoding 4Fe-4S binding protein, with the protein MAFKIIASQCTQCGACEFECPRGAVNFKGEKYVIDPTKCNECKGGFDTQQCASVCPVSNTCVPA; encoded by the coding sequence ATGGCCTTCAAGATTATTGCATCTCAATGCACTCAGTGCGGCGCCTGCGAGTTTGAATGTCCGCGGGGGGCGGTCAATTTCAAAGGCGAGAAATACGTGATTGACCCGACCAAATGCAACGAATGCAAGGGAGGATTCGACACACAGCAATGCGCATCGGTCTGTCCGGTGTCGAACACCTGCGTCCCTGCCTGA
- a CDS encoding ferredoxin family protein has protein sequence MKTAIAERIEDKLYQNRYLVDAGRPHITVRPHRSPSLNLLALTRVCPAKCYELNETGQVEVTADGCMECGTCRVLCEANGDVEWSYPRGGFGVLFKFG, from the coding sequence ATGAAGACGGCAATCGCGGAGCGTATCGAAGACAAGCTTTACCAGAACCGCTATCTGGTCGACGCAGGGCGTCCACACATTACAGTGCGGCCACACCGGTCGCCAAGCTTAAACCTGCTCGCGCTCACGCGAGTCTGCCCGGCCAAATGCTACGAGTTGAATGAAACTGGGCAAGTGGAAGTCACTGCCGATGGCTGCATGGAGTGCGGCACATGCAGAGTGTTGTGCGAGGCAAACGGTGACGTCGAGTGGAGCTATCCACGAGGTGGCTTCGGTGTCCTCTTCAAGTTCGGATGA
- a CDS encoding FAD-dependent oxidoreductase gives MTKEKFDAIVVGAGMSGNAAAYAMASRGLKVLQLERGEYPGSKNVQGAIMYANMLEAIIPDFRNDAPLERHLVEQRFWIMDDTSHTGMHYRSDDFNEVTPNRYTIIRAQFDKWLSRKVCEAGGTVLCETTATGLEWDSAGKAIGVRTDRAGDVVLADVVVLAEGVNGLLGTRAGLREMPKSKNVALAVKELHFLPEEVIAERFGLTGDEGCVIEAGGTISRGMAGLGFLYTNKESISLGIGCLISNFAETMERPYALLDAFKRHPSIQPLIAGSEVKEYAAHLIPEGGFNAIPRLCGNGWVVVGDAAQLNNAVHREGSNLAMASGRMAGEAISIIKSRGGVMDKASLSLYKTMLDKSFVVEDLSKQKDMPSLLHTNSPNFFTTYPQLISHAAQNFVRVDGTPKIEREIATTAAFLRARSRWGLVSDAVRLASAWR, from the coding sequence ATGACAAAGGAAAAATTTGACGCCATCGTCGTTGGTGCCGGTATGTCCGGGAATGCGGCGGCTTACGCGATGGCTAGCCGTGGGCTAAAGGTGCTGCAGTTGGAGCGCGGAGAGTATCCGGGTTCAAAGAACGTCCAAGGCGCTATAATGTACGCCAACATGCTGGAGGCAATCATTCCAGATTTCCGGAATGACGCACCGCTCGAGCGGCATCTCGTCGAGCAGCGATTCTGGATAATGGACGATACGTCTCACACCGGGATGCACTACCGGTCAGACGACTTCAATGAGGTGACGCCAAACCGCTACACGATCATTCGCGCTCAATTCGATAAATGGTTATCGCGCAAGGTGTGCGAGGCTGGCGGCACGGTCCTGTGTGAAACAACGGCTACAGGACTGGAATGGGACAGTGCCGGGAAGGCGATAGGCGTCCGCACTGACCGCGCTGGCGACGTCGTTCTTGCAGATGTGGTCGTGCTCGCTGAAGGGGTCAACGGACTCCTTGGCACGCGCGCCGGCTTACGTGAGATGCCGAAGTCGAAAAACGTAGCCCTCGCGGTAAAGGAATTGCATTTCCTCCCCGAAGAGGTGATCGCAGAGCGCTTCGGACTGACAGGCGATGAAGGATGCGTGATTGAGGCGGGCGGTACAATTTCGCGCGGAATGGCAGGATTGGGCTTCCTCTACACCAATAAGGAGTCAATCTCACTCGGCATCGGCTGCCTCATCTCGAACTTCGCCGAGACCATGGAGAGACCTTACGCGCTTCTCGACGCCTTTAAACGCCACCCTTCAATCCAGCCGCTAATAGCAGGGTCGGAAGTAAAGGAATATGCGGCCCATCTCATTCCGGAGGGCGGTTTCAACGCAATACCGCGGCTCTGCGGTAACGGCTGGGTCGTCGTTGGAGACGCGGCGCAACTTAACAATGCCGTGCACCGCGAAGGGTCTAACCTTGCCATGGCATCTGGGAGGATGGCGGGAGAGGCGATTTCAATCATAAAGAGCCGCGGGGGGGTAATGGATAAGGCGAGCCTCTCTCTCTACAAAACGATGCTAGACAAGTCCTTCGTTGTTGAGGACCTGAGCAAACAAAAGGACATGCCTTCCCTGCTCCATACCAATTCCCCAAACTTCTTCACGACGTACCCGCAGCTGATATCGCATGCCGCGCAGAACTTCGTGCGCGTGGACGGCACGCCTAAGATTGAGAGGGAAATTGCGACCACCGCCGCCTTTCTCAGGGCACGATCCCGATGGGGTCTCGTCAGTGACGCGGTTCGCCTTGCCTCCGCCTGGCGCTAA
- a CDS encoding IS630-like element ISRm10-1 family transposase (programmed frameshift) gives MGQALSDDLRIRVLKASAAGMSARQAAARFGVGISTAIRWIARAKEGELTPRPQGWRRPSAVDAHEEFVVALIEERKDVTLDEMVQRLSVERQVKISRSALGAWLRGRGWTFKKKTAHALEQDRPDVLKRRRVWFDGQLDLDPEKLIFIDETGLSTKMARLRGRALRGERCRAGVPHGHWKTTTFTGALRLTGMTAPFVYDGAMNGNVFLAYVEQVLLPTLQAGDVVVMDNLPAHKTSGVRDAIERAGAKLMFLPPYSPDFNPIENAFSKLKAMLRGRAERKIDALWDAVGALIPRFTPDECANYFRAAGYDPD, from the exons ATGGGCCAGGCACTGAGCGACGATCTTCGAATACGGGTTTTGAAAGCGTCTGCAGCGGGCATGTCAGCTCGACAGGCTGCAGCCCGGTTCGGAGTTGGGATCTCGACAGCGATCCGCTGGATCGCGAGAGCGAAAGAGGGCGAGCTGACCCCTCGGCCGCAGGGCTGGAGGCGGCCATCGGCGGTAGACGCACACGAGGAATTTGTTGTCGCCCTGATCGAAGAGCGGAAGGACGTGACGCTCGATGAAATGGTCCAGCGCTTGTCCGTCGAACGGCAGGTGAAGATCAGCCGTAGCGCACTTGGCGCCTGGCTTCGAGGCCGAGGATGGACCTTTA AAAAAAAGACCGCACACGCACTGGAGCAAGACCGGCCGGATGTCCTGAAGCGCCGGCGCGTCTGGTTTGATGGTCAGCTCGATCTCGATCCGGAGAAGCTGATCTTCATCGATGAAACCGGCCTTTCCACGAAGATGGCACGTCTGCGCGGGCGTGCACTGCGAGGCGAACGTTGCCGGGCCGGCGTACCGCACGGGCACTGGAAGACAACGACCTTCACCGGCGCCTTGCGCCTAACCGGAATGACCGCACCGTTTGTCTACGACGGCGCGATGAACGGCAACGTCTTCCTGGCCTATGTCGAACAGGTACTTCTGCCGACCCTTCAGGCCGGGGACGTCGTAGTCATGGACAACTTGCCAGCACACAAGACATCCGGTGTGCGGGATGCCATCGAGCGCGCCGGGGCCAAGCTTATGTTCCTCCCGCCCTATAGCCCAGACTTCAATCCCATCGAGAATGCATTCTCGAAACTGAAAGCCATGCTGCGAGGCCGCGCGGAGCGAAAGATCGATGCCCTGTGGGACGCAGTCGGCGCCTTGATACCCCGCTTCACTCCTGACGAGTGTGCCAACTACTTCAGGGCTGCCGGGTATGACCCGGATTGA
- the nifB gene encoding nitrogenase cofactor biosynthesis protein NifB gives MSTPMILRESRTSTTFSDQLLENAKSVGCSPPSTAPGDIDPGTWDKIKNHPCFSEEAHHYFARMHVAVAPACNIQCNYCNRKYDCANESRPGVASEKLTPDQAVRKVIAVANEVPQLSVLGIAGPGDACYDWKKTRATFERVAREIPDIRLCISTNGLSLPDHVDELAEMNVDHVTITINMVDPRVGVKIYPWIYYGQRRHTGIDAARILHERQMLGLEMLAERGILTKVNSVMIPGVNDEHLIEVNKVVKGRGALLHNVMPLISNRIHGTYYGLTGQRGPEAFELQALQDRLEGTKLMRHCRHCRADAIGLLGDDRGHEFTLAEIPDEITYDASKRQAYRQLVARERGDHLVAKNEANRTVMSVEYGGSLLIAVATKGGGRINEHFGHAKEFHVYTVSQRGIKLAGRRRVEQYCLGGWGEVATLDHIVVALEGIDILLCVKIGDYPRKQLTQAGLRATEAYGHDYIESALGALYAAEFGIEPPVKTATA, from the coding sequence ATGTCCACACCCATGATTTTGCGTGAGAGCCGGACCAGCACTACATTCTCTGACCAGTTGCTGGAGAACGCTAAATCGGTTGGCTGCTCACCCCCATCGACGGCGCCGGGCGACATAGATCCTGGAACTTGGGACAAGATTAAGAATCACCCCTGTTTTTCAGAGGAGGCGCATCACTATTTCGCGCGCATGCACGTGGCGGTCGCGCCTGCCTGCAACATCCAATGTAACTATTGCAATCGCAAATACGATTGCGCCAACGAAAGTCGGCCCGGTGTTGCCTCGGAAAAGCTCACACCTGACCAGGCGGTGCGAAAGGTGATTGCCGTTGCCAACGAAGTGCCTCAGCTGTCAGTGCTTGGCATCGCTGGGCCCGGCGATGCCTGTTACGACTGGAAGAAAACAAGGGCGACGTTCGAACGAGTGGCTAGGGAAATTCCCGACATAAGACTCTGCATCTCCACGAACGGGCTCTCGTTGCCGGACCATGTCGATGAGCTTGCCGAAATGAACGTCGATCACGTGACGATCACCATCAACATGGTCGATCCGCGTGTCGGCGTAAAGATCTACCCCTGGATTTACTATGGTCAGCGCCGCCACACTGGTATCGACGCTGCGAGAATCCTGCACGAACGGCAGATGTTGGGCCTGGAGATGCTAGCCGAACGCGGCATCCTCACCAAGGTCAACTCGGTAATGATCCCCGGCGTCAATGATGAGCACCTGATCGAAGTCAACAAAGTTGTGAAAGGAAGAGGCGCGTTGCTGCACAACGTAATGCCGCTAATTTCAAACCGCATACACGGGACCTATTACGGACTGACAGGGCAGCGCGGCCCGGAGGCCTTCGAACTGCAGGCCCTTCAGGACCGTCTAGAAGGAACCAAACTGATGCGTCATTGTCGACATTGCCGGGCCGATGCCATAGGCTTGCTCGGCGATGATCGTGGTCACGAGTTCACGCTCGCTGAAATCCCCGACGAGATAACCTACGATGCCAGCAAGCGACAGGCCTATCGCCAGTTGGTCGCGCGCGAACGCGGGGACCACCTAGTGGCCAAGAACGAGGCGAACAGAACGGTAATGTCGGTGGAATATGGCGGATCGCTTCTCATTGCCGTGGCGACCAAAGGCGGGGGCCGGATCAACGAACATTTTGGACACGCGAAAGAATTTCACGTTTATACCGTCTCCCAGAGAGGGATCAAGCTGGCAGGCCGCCGCAGGGTTGAGCAGTATTGCCTCGGCGGCTGGGGCGAGGTCGCCACCCTCGATCACATCGTCGTTGCGCTTGAAGGAATAGACATCCTGCTCTGCGTCAAAATCGGAGATTACCCAAGGAAACAGCTGACACAGGCCGGGCTTCGAGCGACGGAAGCTTATGGCCATGACTACATCGAGAGTGCGCTCGGCGCGCTCTACGCCGCCGAGTTTGGCATCGAACCACCGGTAAAGACGGCGACAGCTTGA
- the nifA gene encoding nif-specific transcriptional activator NifA: MRKQDKRSAEIYSISKALMAPTRLETTLNNFVNTLSLILRMRRGGLEIPASEGEKKITAATRNSGSPSAADYTVPKAAIDQVMTAGRLVVPDVCNSELFKDEIKWRGIGPTAFIAAAVEVDHETGGMLWFECAEESDSDYEEEVHFLSMAANLAGRAIRLHRTMSRRERTFAEEQQEQQNSRDEQSQSSARQRLLKNDGIIGESTALMTAVDIAKVMAETNSIVLLRGETGTGKECFAKLIHQHSTRQKKPFIKFNCPALSESLLESELFGHEKGAFTGAIAQRVGRFESANGGTLLLDEIGEIPPAFQAKLLRVIQEGEFERVGGTKTLKVDVRLIFATNKDLEMAVQNGEFREDLYYRISGVPLILPPLRHRDGDIPLLARAFLQRFNEENGRDLHFAPSALDHLSKCKFPGNVRELENCVRRTATLARSKTITSSDFACQTDQCFSSRLWKGVHCSHGHIEIDAPAGTTPLLGAPANDVPPKEPGSAGVASNLIERDRLISALEEAGWNQAKAARILEKTPRQVGYALRRHGVDVRKL; the protein is encoded by the coding sequence ATGCGCAAACAGGACAAGCGCTCCGCCGAAATTTACAGCATATCAAAGGCTCTGATGGCCCCCACTCGTCTTGAGACCACGCTTAACAATTTCGTGAATACCCTCTCTTTGATTCTGCGCATGCGCCGCGGCGGACTCGAGATTCCGGCGTCGGAAGGAGAGAAAAAGATAACAGCGGCTACCCGCAACAGCGGGTCTCCTTCTGCCGCTGATTATACTGTACCAAAGGCCGCAATAGACCAAGTCATGACTGCCGGGCGGCTGGTCGTACCAGACGTTTGCAACTCTGAGCTGTTCAAGGATGAGATAAAATGGCGCGGAATTGGTCCGACTGCCTTCATCGCTGCGGCGGTGGAAGTCGATCACGAAACGGGCGGAATGCTGTGGTTCGAGTGCGCCGAAGAGTCCGATTCTGATTATGAGGAGGAGGTACACTTTCTTTCTATGGCCGCCAATCTTGCGGGGAGGGCCATTCGGCTTCATCGCACAATGAGCAGGCGTGAGCGGACATTTGCCGAAGAGCAGCAAGAACAACAGAATTCACGTGATGAGCAGAGCCAGAGTTCCGCCCGCCAGCGGCTGCTCAAGAATGACGGGATCATCGGGGAAAGTACCGCCCTCATGACGGCGGTAGATATCGCCAAAGTCATGGCAGAGACCAATTCAATCGTTCTCCTTAGGGGAGAAACAGGAACTGGCAAGGAATGCTTTGCGAAGCTAATCCACCAGCATTCGACTCGGCAAAAAAAGCCCTTCATCAAGTTCAATTGCCCCGCGCTGTCTGAGAGCCTTCTCGAATCAGAGCTGTTTGGACATGAGAAAGGTGCGTTCACCGGGGCTATTGCTCAACGAGTAGGCCGTTTCGAATCGGCGAATGGCGGAACGTTGCTGCTCGATGAAATCGGCGAGATTCCCCCGGCGTTCCAAGCAAAACTGCTACGCGTAATACAGGAAGGTGAATTTGAGCGAGTCGGCGGCACAAAGACGCTGAAAGTCGACGTCCGGCTCATATTCGCCACAAATAAGGATCTCGAAATGGCGGTCCAGAATGGGGAGTTCAGGGAAGACCTTTACTACCGCATCAGCGGGGTGCCCCTCATTTTGCCGCCCCTTAGGCACCGCGACGGTGACATTCCGCTCCTTGCAAGAGCATTCCTTCAGCGGTTCAACGAAGAGAACGGTCGTGATCTCCATTTCGCGCCGTCTGCGCTTGACCACTTGTCGAAGTGCAAGTTCCCTGGAAACGTTCGCGAGCTGGAAAACTGTGTGCGGAGGACTGCAACTCTCGCCAGGTCAAAGACGATCACTTCGTCAGATTTCGCCTGCCAAACGGACCAGTGTTTTTCTTCTCGCCTCTGGAAAGGCGTTCACTGTTCGCATGGCCACATTGAGATCGATGCGCCCGCGGGTACAACACCGTTGCTCGGAGCGCCAGCCAATGACGTTCCGCCGAAAGAGCCCGGATCCGCAGGAGTGGCATCCAATCTGATCGAGCGCGACCGGTTGATCAGTGCGCTGGAGGAGGCCGGTTGGAATCAGGCAAAGGCAGCTCGCATCCTCGAAAAAACGCCCCGGCAGGTCGGGTATGCTCTACGTCGGCATGGTGTGGACGTGAGAAAGCTCTAA
- the nifT gene encoding putative nitrogen fixation protein NifT, whose amino-acid sequence MKVTIRITGDALSAYIPKKDLEEPIISVANEDLWGGSILLRNGWRLALPHLPQDTRLPVTVEANIRRH is encoded by the coding sequence ATGAAAGTCACAATCCGCATAACCGGCGACGCCTTGTCGGCGTATATCCCTAAGAAGGACCTCGAGGAGCCGATCATTTCGGTGGCGAATGAAGACCTATGGGGCGGCTCGATACTGCTGAGGAACGGGTGGCGCCTGGCCCTGCCCCACCTTCCGCAGGACACTCGCCTGCCGGTTACAGTCGAGGCAAATATCCGGCGACACTGA
- a CDS encoding transposase, with translation MVDESNAGPVAPAVVADAEVKAPTGKKRSSSRPQKAPPEPAQPKMPAAKRRGYSEQERSEKLRLIETKVSEGNTLKDAIKSAGISEQTYYHWKSAAKSAAREDIERTTPLSAGDEFAELVQLEEENQRLRKQLAEKLRTENTELRKRLGLD, from the coding sequence ATGGTTGACGAAAGTAATGCAGGGCCAGTTGCTCCGGCTGTAGTGGCGGATGCAGAAGTGAAAGCACCAACGGGTAAGAAGCGTAGCTCGTCACGGCCCCAGAAGGCGCCCCCCGAACCAGCTCAACCAAAGATGCCGGCCGCTAAACGCAGGGGATATAGCGAGCAAGAGAGGAGCGAGAAGCTCAGGCTGATTGAGACAAAAGTCAGCGAAGGCAATACCCTCAAGGACGCTATCAAGAGCGCCGGTATATCAGAGCAAACCTACTATCATTGGAAAAGTGCTGCTAAGTCAGCCGCGCGAGAGGACATTGAGAGAACTACACCCTTATCGGCTGGCGATGAGTTCGCGGAGCTTGTCCAGCTTGAAGAGGAAAATCAGAGGCTCCGCAAGCAACTGGCGGAGAAGCTGCGAACGGAAAATACTGAACTGCGCAAGAGGCTCGGTTTGGACTGA
- a CDS encoding NAD-dependent succinate-semialdehyde dehydrogenase, giving the protein MTISETLLVKLKDPSLAVDKGLIGAEWLDRSDSGKTFDVSNPATGEVIAILPDMSRSETARAIDAAHAAQRAWAEKTGKERAAVLRNLYDLVVANADDLATILTMEMGKPLTEAKGEILYGASYVEWFGEEAKRVYGDTIPGHQPDKRIIVLKQPIGVVAAITPWNFPNAMLARKLAPAAAAGCAVVSKPAAETPLSALALALLAERAGLPAGVFNVILSTDSAEVGKEMCANDKVRKLTFTGSTNVGKILMRQGADQIMKLGLELGGNAPFIVFDDADLDAAVEGAMVAKYRNNGQTCVCANRIFVQAGIYDAFAARLTAKVSEMTIGDGFEPDVDAGPLISEKALAKVEEHIRDAVTKGADLVLGGNARGGLFFEPTVLTGATMDMKIAGEETFGPVAPLFKFETENEVVSMANKTEFGLASYFYSKDVSKVFRVAEALEYGMVGINTGLISTEVAPFGGVKQSGQGREGSKYGIDDYVETKYLCLSI; this is encoded by the coding sequence ATGACGATTTCGGAAACACTTCTCGTCAAACTGAAGGATCCCAGCCTCGCTGTCGACAAGGGTTTGATCGGCGCCGAATGGCTTGACAGAAGCGACAGCGGCAAGACGTTCGATGTCAGCAATCCGGCGACCGGCGAGGTCATCGCCATCTTGCCCGACATGAGTCGGTCCGAAACCGCACGTGCGATCGATGCGGCCCACGCGGCGCAAAGGGCATGGGCGGAGAAGACGGGCAAGGAACGCGCCGCGGTGCTGCGCAACCTCTACGACCTCGTGGTTGCCAATGCCGACGACCTCGCCACCATCCTGACGATGGAAATGGGTAAGCCGCTTACGGAGGCGAAGGGCGAGATTCTCTACGGCGCGTCTTACGTCGAGTGGTTTGGCGAGGAGGCGAAGCGCGTCTACGGCGACACGATTCCGGGCCACCAGCCGGACAAGCGCATCATCGTCCTCAAACAGCCGATCGGGGTCGTGGCGGCGATCACGCCGTGGAATTTTCCGAATGCGATGCTCGCCCGAAAACTGGCGCCTGCCGCTGCCGCAGGCTGCGCAGTGGTTTCGAAGCCTGCCGCGGAGACGCCGCTGTCGGCGCTGGCGCTAGCCTTGCTCGCAGAACGCGCCGGCCTGCCTGCCGGAGTCTTCAACGTTATCCTGTCGACCGATTCCGCGGAAGTTGGCAAGGAAATGTGTGCCAATGACAAGGTTCGCAAGCTGACCTTCACCGGCTCCACCAACGTCGGCAAAATACTGATGCGCCAGGGCGCCGACCAGATCATGAAGCTGGGTCTGGAACTCGGAGGCAACGCGCCGTTCATCGTCTTTGACGACGCCGATCTCGACGCCGCTGTCGAAGGCGCCATGGTCGCCAAGTACCGCAACAACGGGCAGACCTGCGTCTGCGCCAATAGGATTTTCGTGCAGGCCGGAATTTACGACGCCTTTGCCGCGAGGCTGACTGCCAAGGTTAGCGAGATGACGATCGGCGACGGGTTTGAGCCGGACGTCGACGCTGGCCCGCTGATCTCCGAAAAGGCTCTCGCCAAGGTCGAGGAACATATCCGGGACGCGGTGACGAAGGGTGCCGATCTGGTTCTGGGCGGCAATGCGCGGGGCGGATTGTTTTTCGAGCCGACCGTCCTGACCGGAGCCACCATGGACATGAAGATTGCTGGCGAGGAGACGTTCGGCCCAGTCGCGCCGCTCTTCAAGTTCGAGACCGAGAATGAAGTTGTCAGTATGGCCAACAAGACCGAGTTCGGCTTAGCATCCTATTTTTACTCCAAGGATGTGAGTAAGGTATTCCGCGTGGCGGAAGCGCTAGAATACGGCATGGTGGGCATCAATACAGGCCTGATCTCTACGGAAGTAGCGCCCTTCGGCGGTGTCAAGCAGTCGGGGCAAGGCCGCGAAGGCTCCAAATACGGCATCGATGACTATGTGGAAACCAAGTATCTTTGCCTCAGTATTTGA